Proteins encoded by one window of Pseudomonas tructae:
- a CDS encoding DNA-3-methyladenine glycosylase I: MRDYQWLYEFCLNRFGSAAALEAFLPQARSPEQLRATSADRYLSTLALRVFRAGLKHSLVDAKWPAFEQVFFGFDPDKVVLMGAEHLERLMQDTRIIRHLGKLKSVPRNAQMILDIEKQHGSFGAFIADWPVTDIVGLWKYLAKHGNQLGGLSAPRFLRMCGKDTFIPTDDMAAALIAQNIIDKPPTSQRDLALVQDAFNQWHAESGRPLCQLSVMLAHTVNH, encoded by the coding sequence ATGCGTGACTACCAATGGCTGTATGAGTTCTGCCTGAATCGCTTCGGCTCGGCGGCGGCCCTGGAGGCCTTCCTGCCCCAGGCCAGAAGCCCCGAGCAACTGCGCGCGACCAGCGCCGACCGATACTTGTCGACCCTGGCCCTGCGCGTATTTCGCGCTGGTTTGAAACACAGCCTGGTGGACGCCAAATGGCCGGCCTTCGAGCAGGTGTTCTTCGGCTTCGACCCGGACAAGGTCGTGCTGATGGGCGCCGAGCACCTGGAGCGACTGATGCAGGACACGCGGATCATCCGCCACCTGGGCAAGCTCAAGAGCGTGCCGCGCAACGCACAGATGATCCTCGATATCGAGAAGCAACACGGCAGTTTCGGTGCGTTCATCGCCGACTGGCCGGTGACCGATATCGTCGGCCTGTGGAAGTATCTGGCCAAGCACGGCAACCAGTTGGGCGGGCTGTCGGCGCCGCGCTTCTTGCGCATGTGCGGCAAGGACACCTTCATCCCTACCGATGACATGGCTGCGGCCCTGATTGCTCAGAACATCATCGACAAGCCGCCGACCAGCCAGCGTGACCTGGCGCTGGTGCAGGACGCCTTCAACCAGTGGCATGCCGAGAGTGGGCGGCCGCTGTGCCAGCTGTCGGTGATGCTGGCGCATACCGTCAATCATTGA
- the wrbA gene encoding NAD(P)H:quinone oxidoreductase, with the protein MSAPYILILFYSRHGSTSEMARQIARGVEMAGLEARIRTVPAISTECEAVAPDIPETGALYATLDDLRHCSGLALGSPTRFGNMAAPLKYFIDGTSSLWLSGGLVGKPAAAFTSTASLHGGQESTLLSMLLPLMHHGMLIMGLPYSESALLETRGGGTPYGASHHAGADGKRDLDADEIALCRALGQRLASTAKLLENGRG; encoded by the coding sequence GTGAGCGCGCCGTATATCCTGATCCTGTTCTACAGCCGCCACGGCTCGACCAGCGAGATGGCCCGGCAAATTGCCCGCGGCGTCGAGATGGCCGGGCTGGAAGCGCGCATCCGCACGGTACCTGCGATCTCCACCGAGTGCGAAGCGGTGGCCCCCGACATCCCGGAAACCGGCGCGCTGTATGCCACCCTGGACGACCTGCGCCATTGCTCGGGCCTGGCCCTGGGCAGCCCGACGCGCTTTGGCAACATGGCCGCCCCGCTCAAGTACTTCATCGACGGCACCAGCAGCCTGTGGTTGAGCGGCGGCCTGGTCGGCAAGCCAGCGGCGGCATTCACCTCCACCGCCAGCCTGCACGGTGGCCAGGAGTCGACCCTGCTGTCGATGCTGCTGCCGCTGATGCACCACGGCATGCTGATCATGGGCCTGCCCTACAGCGAGTCGGCGCTACTGGAAACCCGTGGCGGCGGCACACCGTATGGCGCCAGCCACCATGCCGGCGCCGATGGCAAACGCGACCTGGATGCCGATGAGATCGCCCTGTGCCGCGCCCTCGGCCAGCGCCTGGCGAGCACGGCCAAACTGCTGGAGAACGGCCGTGGCTAA
- a CDS encoding META domain-containing protein, translated as MKTLLLWALIGTTLLGCAAEPMKLEQERSYLLEWIGERPLMDYSHLTLTLASDGRAYGNAGCNHWFAPYQLEGDKLTFGKVGSTRKLCAPALMEQEKRFLQALETVQRWDISPIEQVRFWPAEGKPLRFWPEEG; from the coding sequence GTGAAAACGCTGTTGCTCTGGGCCCTGATCGGCACGACGCTGCTCGGTTGCGCCGCCGAGCCAATGAAGCTGGAACAGGAACGCAGCTATCTGCTGGAGTGGATTGGCGAGCGGCCGCTGATGGACTACAGCCATCTGACCCTGACCCTGGCCAGCGACGGCCGCGCTTATGGCAATGCTGGCTGCAACCATTGGTTCGCGCCTTATCAGCTAGAAGGCGACAAGCTGACCTTCGGTAAGGTCGGCAGCACCCGCAAGCTGTGCGCACCGGCACTGATGGAGCAGGAGAAACGCTTCCTCCAGGCCCTGGAAACCGTGCAGCGCTGGGACATCTCGCCGATCGAGCAGGTGCGCTTCTGGCCGGCCGAGGGCAAACCGCTACGTTTCTGGCCTGAAGAAGGCTGA
- a CDS encoding DUF2069 domain-containing protein: protein MAKKPKVLPSIDWLMPRLRLARALSLASFFGLVALLTLNNLLFADLHGARVGVILAIELVPLALLLPGMLLGNARAHAWACFVVNLYFIKGVLAAFDPARALFGWLEVAISLALFVSALLYVRWRFQYERRMAGEG, encoded by the coding sequence GTGGCTAAAAAGCCCAAGGTACTGCCCTCGATCGATTGGTTGATGCCACGCTTGCGCCTGGCCCGGGCACTGAGCCTGGCGAGCTTTTTCGGCCTGGTCGCCTTGCTGACCCTCAACAACCTGCTGTTCGCCGACCTGCACGGTGCACGGGTCGGGGTGATCCTGGCGATCGAGTTGGTGCCGCTGGCGCTGCTGCTACCGGGCATGCTGCTGGGTAATGCCCGCGCTCATGCCTGGGCCTGTTTTGTGGTCAACCTGTACTTCATCAAGGGCGTGCTGGCCGCGTTCGACCCGGCGCGGGCGCTGTTCGGCTGGCTGGAAGTGGCGATTAGCCTGGCGCTGTTCGTCAGTGCGCTGCTGTACGTGCGCTGGCGCTTTCAGTATGAGCGGCGGATGGCGGGGGAAGGTTGA
- the arsC gene encoding arsenate reductase (glutaredoxin) (This arsenate reductase requires both glutathione and glutaredoxin to convert arsenate to arsenite, after which the efflux transporter formed by ArsA and ArsB can extrude the arsenite from the cell, providing resistance.), which produces MTDLTLYHNPRCSKSRGALELLEARGLAPSVVRYLETPPTAVELKALLGKLNISARQLLRSGEDEYKTLNLADTNLSEAQLIDAMVQHPKLIERPILIAGDKAVIGRPPEKVLEILP; this is translated from the coding sequence ATGACCGACCTGACCCTGTATCACAATCCACGCTGCTCCAAATCCCGTGGCGCCCTCGAACTGCTCGAGGCTCGCGGCCTGGCCCCGAGCGTGGTGCGCTACCTGGAAACCCCGCCGACGGCCGTTGAGCTCAAGGCCTTGCTCGGCAAGCTGAACATCAGCGCGCGCCAGTTGCTGCGCAGCGGTGAAGACGAGTACAAGACGCTCAACCTGGCCGACACCAACCTCAGCGAAGCGCAGTTGATCGACGCCATGGTCCAGCACCCCAAGCTGATCGAACGGCCGATCCTGATCGCGGGCGACAAAGCCGTGATTGGCCGGCCACCGGAGAAGGTCCTGGAGATCCTGCCGTGA
- a CDS encoding 2-hydroxyacid dehydrogenase, with amino-acid sequence MRVLFFSSQTYDQDSFTQATAAPGLELHFQPARLTEDTAALAAGHEVVCAFINDDLGASVLQCLAAAGTRLIALRSAGYNHVDLAAAKRLGLAVVRVPAYSPHAVAEHAVALILALNRRLHRAYNRTREGDFTLHGLTGFDLYGKTVGVVGTGQIGAAFARIMAGFGCQLLAYDPYPNPELLALGARYLSLPQLLRQAQVISLHCPLNDATRHLINARTLADLTPGAMLINTGRGALVDTPALIEALKSGQLGYLGLDVYEEEAQLFFEDRSDQPLQDDVLARLLTFPNVIVTAHQAFLTREALAAIAATTLDNITRWAAGNAQNLVEG; translated from the coding sequence ATGCGCGTATTGTTTTTCAGCAGCCAGACCTACGACCAGGACAGTTTCACCCAGGCCACTGCCGCGCCAGGGCTTGAGCTGCACTTCCAGCCCGCGCGCCTGACTGAAGACACCGCAGCGTTGGCCGCTGGCCATGAAGTGGTCTGCGCCTTCATCAACGACGATCTCGGCGCTAGCGTGCTGCAATGCCTGGCGGCCGCCGGCACACGCCTGATTGCCCTGCGCTCGGCCGGCTACAACCATGTCGACCTGGCTGCAGCCAAACGCCTGGGCCTGGCCGTGGTGCGGGTACCCGCCTACTCGCCCCATGCTGTGGCCGAACATGCAGTGGCGCTGATTCTGGCGCTCAACCGACGCCTGCACCGGGCCTACAACCGCACCCGCGAAGGCGACTTCACCCTGCACGGGCTGACCGGCTTCGACCTGTACGGCAAGACCGTTGGCGTGGTCGGCACCGGGCAGATCGGCGCGGCGTTCGCCCGGATCATGGCCGGTTTCGGTTGCCAACTGCTGGCCTATGACCCCTACCCCAACCCCGAATTGCTGGCCTTGGGCGCGCGTTACCTGAGCCTGCCGCAGCTACTGCGCCAGGCCCAGGTCATCAGCCTGCATTGCCCGTTGAACGACGCTACCCGTCACCTGATCAATGCCCGGACCCTGGCCGACCTTACCCCCGGGGCGATGCTGATCAATACCGGACGTGGCGCCCTGGTCGACACCCCGGCGCTGATCGAGGCCCTGAAAAGCGGCCAGCTCGGCTACCTGGGGCTGGATGTCTACGAGGAGGAAGCCCAGCTGTTCTTCGAGGACCGCTCCGACCAGCCCTTGCAGGACGACGTGCTGGCGCGGTTGCTGACCTTCCCCAACGTCATCGTCACCGCCCACCAGGCCTTCCTCACCCGCGAAGCGCTGGCCGCCATTGCCGCCACCACCCTGGACAACATTACCCGCTGGGCGGCAGGCAATGCGCAGAACTTGGTCGAAGGTTGA
- a CDS encoding TlpA disulfide reductase family protein: MTRRLAAALAITASLLLGGCGADYGLDQHGQAVKAEQIEGHWLVLNYWAEWCGPCRIEIPELNAAAKQWQGQGVQVLGVNFDGLQGEELKKASEALGIGFTVLASDPAERYELPRSEALPVTYIIDDKGKVREQLMGEQTLEGLNAKIKALKGA, translated from the coding sequence ATGACAAGGCGTTTGGCAGCAGCACTGGCCATCACCGCGAGCCTGTTGCTCGGCGGTTGCGGTGCAGATTACGGCCTGGACCAGCACGGTCAGGCAGTGAAAGCCGAGCAGATTGAAGGGCACTGGCTGGTGCTCAACTACTGGGCGGAATGGTGCGGCCCGTGCCGTATAGAGATTCCCGAACTCAACGCGGCTGCCAAGCAGTGGCAGGGGCAGGGCGTGCAGGTGCTGGGGGTGAACTTCGACGGCTTGCAGGGCGAAGAACTGAAAAAGGCCAGCGAAGCGCTGGGCATCGGCTTCACGGTACTGGCCAGCGATCCGGCCGAGCGTTACGAACTGCCGCGCAGCGAAGCCTTGCCGGTGACCTACATCATCGATGACAAGGGCAAGGTACGTGAGCAACTGATGGGCGAGCAGACGCTTGAGGGTTTGAACGCGAAGATCAAGGCGCTCAAGGGCGCTTGA